A genomic window from Sulfurospirillum diekertiae includes:
- a CDS encoding shikimate dehydrogenase gives MLLFSIFGYPVAHSISPRLHNTVLQALKLDGCYIRKAITDPEKLMAMFHAMKLEGANVTVPHKETAFAQCDEVRGIAKEIGAVNTLVREGTRVIGYNTDAEGFYEAIKPFGYIRNALILGAGGTAKAIAIILKAHQIETTILNRSASRLSFFEAKGFTCKTWQTFTPLPYDLIINTTSAGLKDEEYPCEPELLKNIFAHSKYVFDVIYNKPTPFLELAKNYGLTCKDGKEMLLYQGVFAFNLFFSQHYDVKMIESLMRPAFDI, from the coding sequence ATGTTACTCTTTAGTATTTTTGGTTATCCTGTTGCACACTCTATTTCCCCAAGGTTGCATAACACCGTATTGCAAGCTTTAAAACTTGATGGCTGTTATATTCGCAAAGCCATTACCGACCCCGAAAAACTCATGGCAATGTTTCATGCAATGAAATTAGAAGGTGCCAATGTCACCGTTCCCCATAAAGAGACCGCCTTTGCCCAATGTGATGAAGTGAGAGGCATTGCAAAAGAGATTGGTGCAGTCAATACACTCGTTCGAGAAGGCACACGTGTCATTGGATACAACACCGATGCAGAAGGATTTTACGAGGCAATTAAGCCCTTTGGCTATATTCGCAATGCCCTGATTTTAGGCGCAGGTGGAACGGCTAAAGCCATTGCTATTATTTTAAAAGCACATCAGATTGAGACAACAATCCTCAACCGCTCAGCTTCTAGGCTTTCCTTTTTTGAAGCGAAAGGCTTTACATGTAAAACATGGCAGACATTCACTCCTCTGCCTTATGATCTCATCATCAATACCACTTCTGCAGGTCTTAAAGATGAAGAGTACCCTTGCGAACCAGAACTCTTAAAAAATATTTTTGCACATTCAAAATATGTATTTGACGTTATTTATAATAAACCAACGCCCTTTTTAGAACTTGCAAAAAATTATGGTCTTACATGTAAAGACGGTAAAGAGATGCTTCTTTACCAAGGCGTATTTGCCTTTAACCTTTTCTTCTCTCAACACTACGACGTTAAAATGATCGAATCATTGATGCGCCCCGCATTTGATATCTAA